A genomic stretch from Enterococcus wangshanyuanii includes:
- a CDS encoding plasmid pRiA4b ORF-3 family protein → MVEQDIYYFYSELKDYQPKIWRRFEITGEKTIAELAYTIMIMYEMHASHLFSITQDIRKDVLKELGQEYSIEQLTPYLEKQSNKEILKRIRYELPGYEDFKIDTEKLLRADKLKVKQITRKKGMELSCFYDFGDSWEVSIYLENCEKKERIDSDTPYVTEGEGYGIIEDVGGVYGLEKLAASLKVRAGDEYEDYIRWLDSSTLDLEMFDQEDMNFRLRELLKVYKEIYEKYKEPSKQEVDLLLRTYKNKGSRGY, encoded by the coding sequence ATGGTTGAACAAGATATATATTACTTTTACTCAGAGCTAAAGGACTATCAGCCAAAAATTTGGCGTCGTTTTGAGATTACTGGAGAAAAGACGATAGCTGAGCTTGCGTATACAATTATGATCATGTATGAAATGCACGCAAGTCATTTATTTTCTATTACACAAGATATCAGGAAAGACGTCTTGAAAGAATTAGGGCAAGAATATTCTATCGAGCAGCTTACTCCTTATCTTGAAAAGCAGAGTAATAAAGAGATATTAAAAAGAATAAGATATGAGTTGCCAGGCTATGAAGATTTCAAGATTGATACAGAAAAACTATTGCGAGCAGACAAATTAAAAGTAAAACAGATCACTCGAAAAAAAGGTATGGAACTGTCATGTTTCTATGATTTTGGGGATAGTTGGGAAGTGTCTATTTATTTAGAAAACTGTGAGAAAAAGGAACGAATAGACTCAGATACACCGTATGTAACTGAAGGTGAAGGTTATGGAATCATTGAAGATGTCGGCGGAGTTTACGGACTGGAAAAATTGGCAGCAAGTCTAAAAGTTAGGGCTGGGGATGAATATGAAGACTATATAAGATGGTTGGATAGTAGCACGTTGGATCTTGAAATGTTTGATCAGGAAGACATGAATTTCCGATTAAGAGAGTTGCTTAAGGTGTATAAAGAAATTTATGAAAAATATAAAGAACCGTCAAAACAAGAAGTAGATTTACTTTTACGAACGTATAAGAATAAAGGAAGTAGAGGGTATTAA
- a CDS encoding RNA polymerase sigma factor, which produces MQKNVDVHLVRKAKKGNSQAFIELCTAYQDILYNSAYKILWNDEDVADCMQETEIRAWTKITKLKNEEAFNSWIFQIMTNSAKDILKRKTADAESEERYIADKVERHNTFDVEQELNGLEEIYRIPLILYYYAGFSIKEISEQLKISVNTVKTRLARGKMKLKILLEESNDG; this is translated from the coding sequence GTGCAAAAAAATGTAGATGTACACTTAGTTAGAAAAGCTAAAAAAGGAAATTCACAAGCTTTTATTGAGCTATGTACAGCTTATCAGGACATTTTATATAATTCAGCATATAAAATACTTTGGAATGACGAAGATGTAGCTGATTGCATGCAAGAAACAGAGATACGTGCATGGACGAAAATAACGAAGTTAAAAAATGAAGAAGCATTTAATTCTTGGATCTTTCAAATAATGACTAATAGTGCAAAAGACATTTTAAAGAGAAAAACAGCCGATGCAGAGTCTGAAGAGAGGTATATAGCTGATAAAGTAGAGAGGCACAACACCTTTGATGTAGAGCAAGAATTGAATGGATTGGAAGAAATCTACAGAATACCGCTTATACTATATTATTATGCAGGGTTTAGTATCAAAGAAATATCTGAACAGTTGAAAATATCTGTAAATACTGTAAAGACAAGATTAGCTAGAGGAAAAATGAAATTGAAAATTTTATTGGAGGAATCAAATGATGGATAA
- a CDS encoding ribonuclease G yields MGETPNEVKGWNWGAFMFNIVWGIGNKTYLPLLCLIPLFNIVWIFVCGFKGNEWAWQSGNFLHEDIDTFKAIQKTWNRAGFVWFIVAIAIVLIYLLLAITIFSYVFQQYSNY; encoded by the coding sequence ATGGGGGAAACACCCAATGAAGTAAAAGGTTGGAACTGGGGAGCATTTATGTTCAATATAGTATGGGGGATAGGAAATAAGACGTATCTGCCGTTGTTGTGTTTAATACCACTATTTAATATTGTTTGGATATTTGTATGTGGATTTAAAGGAAATGAGTGGGCATGGCAAAGTGGAAACTTCTTACATGAAGATATTGATACATTTAAAGCAATTCAAAAAACGTGGAATAGAGCAGGCTTCGTGTGGTTTATTGTTGCTATTGCTATTGTATTAATTTATTTACTTTTAGCTATCACGATTTTCAGTTATGTTTTTCAACAGTATTCAAATTATTAA